The [Pantoea] beijingensis genomic sequence CTGAATGATACCACCATACAGCGTGCATTAACGCTGCTGGATGATGCATTAGAACTCTGCTATGACGTCGCTAAAATGTCATTGGGGAGGTCTGCACTGCTTGATGCCGCGTTTGAACGTGCGGCACTTTATCGTAATCGGCTGAAACGGCTGAAAGATGTTTCGCAGCCAGGTTTCAGCTACTGGTATGAATGTAACTCTCGTCACTTTACCCTTGCGCTTACGCCGCTATCGGTATCTGCACGCTTTCGTGAAGTCATGGACGAACGTCCCGCAGCCTGGATCTTTACTTCAGCAACGCTTTCGGTTAATGAACAGATGACCCACTTCGTTGAGCGCTTAGGTGTTAATACCGCGGATTCTCTGATTCTTTCCAGCCCGTTTGACTACGCAAGCCAGGCGCTGCTATGCGTACCTCGAAATTTACCTTCTCCCAACCAACCGGGCGGGGCAAGACAGTTGGCACAGATGCTACGACCGCTAATTGAAGCGAATAATGGGCGCTGTTTCTTTCTGTGTACCTCGCACCAGATGATGCGTGATTTAGCTGCACAATTTCGCACAATGCTTACGCTTCCGGTATTGCTACAGGGAGAAACCAGTAAAGGACAACTGCTGAAGCAGTTTGTTGCCGCTGGCAATGCGCTATTGGTGGCAACCAGTAGCTTCTGGGAAGGCGTTGACGTTCGGGGCGATGCGTTATCACTGGTCATCATAGATAAATTACCCTTCACCTCACCAGAAGATCCGCTGCTTAAAGCCCGTATGGAGGATTGCAAAATCCGCGGTGGTGAACCTTTTGATGATGTGCAACTTCCCGATGCGGTCATCACCCTTAAGCAGGGCGTTGGCCGTCTGATCCGGGATGTGAACGATCGTGGTGTGTTGGTGATTTGTGACAACCGACTGGTGATGCGTCCTTACGGCGAAGTCTTCCTTAACAGTCTTCCACCAACGCCCCGCACCCGCGATATACAGCGAGCCGTCGCGTTCCTGACATCGGAACCGGCGGAGTAATCTGCTAAACCTTATGCTAAGATGCCGCCGAAATTTTTAACCTGCCAGAGGCTTGTATGTCCACGCGAATTTTAGCTATTGATACTGCAACAGAAGCCTGTTCTGTTGCGCTGCAATCAAATGAAAACATTGATGCTTATTTCGAGTTATGTCCGCGCGAGCATACGCAGCGTATCCTGCCGATGGTTCAGCAGTTACTTTCGCAGAATAATATTAACCTACAGCAGCTTGATGCTCTGGCATTCGGTCGTGGGCCTGGTAGCTTTACCGGCCTACGTATCGGTATCGGCATTGCCCAGGGACTGGCGCTGGGCGCTGGGCTGCCGCTAATTGGTGTTTCAACTCTGGCAACTATGGCGCAGGGGGCCTGGCGACTGACAGGCGCAACGCGAGTGTTGGCTGCGATCGATGCGCGAATGGGCGAAGTTTACTGGGCAGAATACTCACGTGATGAGTTTGGCTATTGGCACGGTGAGGCCAGTGAAGCAGTGCTGACTCCTGAAGCAGCATTGGCACGCATGGCGTTACTGGAAGGTGAGTGGGCAACCGTTGGTACTGGCTGGCAGGCATGGCCGGTATTATCCGGGCAGAGTCAGTTATCGCTTCAGACAACGGAGGTTTCCTTGCCTGCCGCAGAGGATATGCTACCGCTGGCGGCGATGGCACTGGCATCGGGGCATACGGTAAAGGTTGAAAACGCGGAGCCGATTTATCTGCGAAATGAAGTGACCTGGAAAAAGTTACCCGGTCGTGAATAGACGGCAACTTATCTTTCGTCTGAAGGTCTAAAAATCACTCTTACAGGGAGATCGTCATGCGTAAATATTTAACCGGCACGGTCAGTGCACTCATGCTGTCTACAGTTCTACTTTCCGGCTGCGTTTCTATCCCTAATGCCGTTAAAGGGAGTTCGCCCACGCCGCAGCAGGATCTTATTCGGGTAATGAATGCTCCGCAGCTGTACGTTGGTCAGGAGTCACGTTTTGGCGGTAAAGTTGTCAATGTTACCAACCTTGATGGACGTACCCGTCTGGAAATTGCCACCCAGCCACTGGATGAAAGCGCACGTCCCATTCTCGGCTCGGCTTCCGTCGGGCGTATTTATGCCGATATCAACGGGTTTGTTGACCCGGTCGACGTGAATAACCAAATGGTAACGGTCGTTGGGCCCATTAAGGGGAGTGAAAAAGGTAAAATCGGCCAGGCGGTTTATAACTTTGTCATCGTTAGCGTCTCCGGCTATCAGCGCTGGCATTTGACGCAACAGGTCGTTTCACCACCTCAGCCAATCGATCCGTGGATTTGGTATGGCCCTCGGCGCGGTCGGCATGGCGGTTACTGGGGACCAGCGCCTTGGGGCGGATACTATAATACGGGCCCCGTACAGGTGCAGACTATCCTGACAGAATAGACGCGGGCGCAATGATTTTCGCTATTGAACGATAGCAGGCAACGCTACTCTCACTGCGAATATGAGCGCACGCTATGCGCGGTAATTACTGAAATAACACTTTTTACGGTCCGGTCGCGACATACGTGAACGGACCTTTTTATTGGATTTCTCAGGGGAAGAGAAATTTAGTGATGGGCTTCGCAACCTGAAAATTGAGTCATCTACAAACTGGTACGCTGAGTTAAAATATTGTTAATAACCGCGTATCGGTAGAGGCTGCGATGATAACAAATTATAATTTCCGAGGTGAATCCTTGAAAAAAGTTTGGCTTAATCGCTACCCGGCCGACGTTCCGGCTGAAATTGATGCACAGCGCTATACATCGTTAATCGATCTGTTTGAGCAAGCGGCTGCACGTTACGCCGATCGCCCCGCTTTTATTAATATGGGACAGGTAATGACTTTTCGTAAGTTGGAAGAGCGCAGCCGCGCTTTTGCCGCTTATTTACAGGAAGGGTTAGGCTTGAAGAAAGGCGATCGTGTCGCACTGATGATGCCAAACCTGCTGCAGTATCCTATTGCGATGTTTGGCGTTTTGCGTGCTGGCATGATTGTCGTTAACGTGAATCCCCTTTATACCCCGCGTGAACTGGAACATCAGCTTAACGATAGCGGTGCCGCAGCGATCGTTATTGTCTCTAATTTTGCCCATACGCTGGAAAAAGTGGTGGCGAAAACCCAGGTGAAGCACGTCATTCTGACACGGCTGGGCGATCAACTTTCACCGGCTAAAGCGACATTGGTTAATTTCGTCGTTAAGTACATCAAGCGGCTAGTGCCAAAATATCATTTGCCGAACGCTATTTCTTTTCGTAGTGCGCTACAAAACGGTTACCGTATGCAATATGTTAAGCCTGAAATGATCAATGATGATTTGGCTTTCCTGCAATATACCGGCGGTACCACTGGCGTGGCGAAGGGCGCGATGCTGACTCACCGTAATATGCAGGCCAATCTCGAACAAACCAAAGCTACCTACGGGTCGTTACTGCGCGACGGGAAAGAGACGGTTGTGACCGCGCTGCCGCTATATCATATCTTCGCATTGACGGTAAATTGTCTCTTATTTATTGAACTTGGTGGATGCAGCCTGTTAATTACGAATCCGCGCGATATCCCCGGGCTGGTAAAAGAGCTGGCAAAAAATCCGTTTACCGTCATAACCGGGGTTAATACGTTGTTTAATGCCCTGTTAAACGATAAAGATTTTCAGCAGTTAGACTTTTCAACAATGCGTCTTGCTGCTGGCGGTGGAATGGCGGTACAGAAGGCGGTAGCGGAACGTTGGGAAAAACTGACGGGCTGTTATCTGCTTGAAGGCTATGGTTTGACCGAGTGCTCTCCGCTGGTGTCGGTTAACCCTTATGATATTACCTGCCATAATGGAAGTATTGGTCTGCCGGTACCGTCAACGGATATCATGCTGGTGGATGACGAGGGCAATGAAGTTATCGGCGATGAACCCGGCGAGTTATGTATTAAAGGTCCCCAGGTGATGGTGGGATACTGGCAAAATCCGCAGGCGACCGATGAAGTGTTAAAAAATGGATGGCTTCACAGCGGTGATATTGTTACCGTTGACCATGAAGGTTTTTTGCGTATTGTCGATCGAAAAAAGGATATGATTCTGGTCTCAGGTTTCAATGTCTATCCGAATGAGATTGAAGATGTGCTGATGCAGCATCCTAAAGTGCGGGAAGCGGCGGCGATTGGTGTACCCAGTGACATTTCCGGTGAAGTCGTGAAGATTTGTGTGGTGAAAAAAGAAGCATCACTGACCGTAGATGAGCTTATTACGCACTGTCGCCGGCACTTAACCGGCTATAAGGTGCCCCGAATTGTTGAGTTCCGCGATGAATTACCGAAGAGCAATGTCGGTAAAATTTTACGTCGGGACCTCAGAGATGAGGCAAGCAGGGGATAGGCCGTCAGCGGATAATTTGCCCTGACTGGCACAGAAGATTTAAAAACGCCGGATTGCCCGGCGTTTTTATTGCTATAAATATTGGCCACCGTAGCGCTGATGTCACGGCTAATGGCGAGAGAGAACAATTGAATTACACATTAATCACTTCTAATGACGCGCTGGCTGAAGTTTGTCGCGCCGCGCGCCAATTTTCGGCACTGGCGCTGGATACCGAGTTTGTTCGCACACGGACCTACTATCCCCGTTTAGGGCTTATTCAACTGTACGACGGTGAAAAGTTATCGCTCATCGATCCGCTCTCCATCACTGAATGGACACCTTTTGAAGACTTACTGAGTGATGCCCGGGTGATTAAATTCCTGCATGCAGGAAGTGAGGATCTTGAGGTTTTTATCAATGAGTTTGGCGTTATGCCACAGCCGATGATCGATACCCAGATTCTCGCTGCATTTAGTGGTCGTCCGATGTCCTGTGGTTTTGCGACTCTGGTGGAATCGTTTACGGGTATCGCACTGGATAAGAGCGAATCCCGCACAGACTGGATGGCGCGACCATTAACCGAAAGACAGTGTGACTATGCTGCTGCCGATGTGTTTTATCTGTTACCCATTGCTCACAAGCTGGTGGCTGAAGCGCAGGACGCAGGATGGATGGACGCCGCACTGAGTGAATGTGAGCTGCTGTGCCAGCGTCGTAGTGATATCCTGCTGCCGGAAGATGCCTGGCGCGACATCAGTAATGCGTGGCAGTTACGGCCTCGACAGCTGGCCGCTTTGCAATTGATGGCAGCATGGCGGCTGGATTTGGCACGCGAGAAGGACATGGCGGTCAATTTTGTGGTGCGTGAAGAGAATCTGTGGAAAGTAGCACGCTTCATGCCAGGTTCTCTGGGGGAGCTGGATCACCTCGGCTTAAATGGCCACGAGATTCGCTTTCATGGTAAAACGCTAATAGGCTTTGTTGCTCAGGCAACGGCTATGGCGGAAGATCAACTGCCCATGTCGCTGATCAATATCATTGATCATCCGAATTATAAACAGGCATTTAAGGCATTAAAGGCACTGGTTGTGACCACCAGCGAGCAGTCCGGATTAAGTCAGGAACTGTTGGCTTCACGGCGTCAAATTAATCAATTACTAAGCTGGCATTGGCGGATCAAGCCGCGCGAAAGGTTGCCTGAGCTCTTATTTGGCTGGCGTGGGGTATTGATGGAAACGGGTATTAAAGAGGTGCTGGCGCTTTATTAAGCTGCAAAAAAGCATTTTCCCCTGCATGGAAGCAGGGGAAAATTATGAACAGAAGAGGATCATTTTGGCGCTTCTTCTGCCTCAGGCAATGTGACGTTGAGTTCCAGAATGGAAATATCATCATCCTTTTGATCCAGCTTAACACTGAGCATTTCAGGATCAATTTTTACGTATTTACAGATTACTTCCAGAAGATCCTTCTTCAATTGTGGAAGGTAATGGGGCTCACTATCGCCCCGTCTACGTTCAGCTACGATGATTTGCAGCCGTTCCTTGGCTATGTTTGCTGTGCTCTTTTTACGGGATAAAAAGAAATCAAGTAAGGCCATGGTTTATCCCCCGAACAGGCGTTTCAGGAAACCCTTCTTCTCTTCTTCAATGAAGCGGAAGGGACGTTCTTCTCCGAGAATACGATCTACGGTATCGGCATAGGCTTTGCCAGCATCTGACTCGCTGTCAAGGATAACCGGCTCGCCTTGGTTTGACGCGCGCAGTACGGATTGGTCTTCCGGAATCACGCCAGCCAGCGGAATGCGCAGAATTTCCAGAACATCTTCCATGCTCAGCATGTCGCCGCGACTTACGCGGCCCGGGTTATAACGAGTCAGCAGGAGATGCTCTTTAATCGGCTCCTGTCCGTTTTCCGCCCGGCGTGATTTTGAAGCAATAATACCTAAAATACGGTCAGAATCGCGCACCGAGGAGACTTCCGGGTTGGTGGTAATGATCGCTTCGTCGGCGAAGTAGAGCGCCATTAGCGCACCGGTTTCAATACCTGCCGGCGAATCACAAACCACAAATTCAAAATCCATCGCTGACAGATCGTTCAGGACTTTCTCCACGCCTTCACGGGTCAGGGCGTCTTTATCACGGGTTTGAGAAGCAGGAAGAATGAAAAGGTTTTCAGTGCGTTTATCTTTAATCAACGCCTGATTCAGTGTGGCATCACCCTGAATCACGTTAACAAAGTCATACACGACGCGTCGCTCACAACCCATAATCAAATCCAGATTACGTAGGCCGATATCAAAATCGATAACGACGGTCTTTTTACCTTTTTGCGCCAGACCGGTAGCGATGGCCGCGCTTGACGTGGTCTTACCAACGCCCCCTTTACCCGATGTAACTACAATAATGCGTGCCATGTTGATTTCCTTAAAAAAGGGGCTTGAACTTAATTCAATGTTTGTATAGTCAACGCGCCGTCTTTTAAGCAAAGACGCGACGCTTTTCCAAAAAATTCAGTCGGGATCTGATCCATAATCCAGTATTCGCCGGCAATAGAAACCAATTCCGCTGATAAGCTGCTACAAAAAATCTGGCATCCTTGATCACCGCTGGCGCCTGCAAGTGCTTTACCCCGCATCATGCCGTAGATATGAATATTACCATCAGCCACTAACTCCGCGCCTGCACTGACGCTATTGGTGACAATAAGATCGGCATTACGTGCATAAATCTGCTGCCCGGAGCGCACCGGCGTGTTTACCACCCGGGTTTTTGCCACCACCTGTTCAACTGGTAACTCAGCCTGAATAACTGGCGCTGCCTCAGGTTTTTGCTTCAGCTCTTTACCTTCAGACAAAATGGGCAAACCGGCACGCGCAATCATGCTTTTGAGCGCATCGTCTTTACAACCGCTGACGCCAACGATATGCAACCCCGTTGAAGCAATCGCCGTCTGCATCTGCTTCCAGTTCACATCCCCCGAGAGTGTCGCCACATTAAGTACGACCGGAGCATTTTTCAGGAAGGCCGGAGCCTGATCAATTTTGTCCTGAATCGCCTGGCGCACTATCTCAGGTTGAGAATGGTGTAAATGAACAACAGACAGAGTAAAACTGCTGCCTTTTAACTCGATTGGCGTTTGCGACATCTGTCCTGACTCAGTCCTGTTTTGTTATCCCGCGGCTTAATTAAGCCTGAACCCATCACCAATGCAGTAAAATCAGTATTATCCCCTGCGAAATGGCTGCCCGAAGTCTGCGATTCGCTGTGGGACACGGCCTTACTTTAACGTTGGTGACTTTGGGTATATTTTGCAAGCGCTTAATCACTGCGGGGCAATATTCCGAAGTACTGCAAGCATGTTATAGTTACTGCTATATTCAGGCAAGCCACCATCCCGCTTAATTCGAGTAAAAAATATGTTTTGTGTGATCTACAGAAGCCCGCAGCGTGACCAGACTTACCTTTATGTCGAAAAAAAGGACGATTTTTCGCGTGTGCCACCGGAACTGTTAAAAGGTTTTGGTAAACCACAGCTTGCTATGCTGCTTCCTCTTGATGGCAGTAAAAAATTGGTCAATGCTGATATTGAAAAAGTGCGGCTGTCCTTGCAAGAACAAGGTTATTATTTACAGTTACCGCCGCCAGTAGAAAGCCTGCTTAAGATGCATCTGGAAAATACGCCGCAGGGCTAATTAAGAATCATCTGTAAATATATCTCCGTTGTATTCCAGCTTCGCCCGTTTATTATTTACGAGGGAAATACCCGTAATAATGCTCGTTGAAGGGGCTGGATGTCACGGCCATACAGAGAGGCGTGGCTAAAAAAGTGTAAGTCGGCAAGCCTGCAGCATGAAAAATGACGGGGATAACATCACTAAAAGGATGACCGTATGAAGCACCCAGCACTCAACGTCCTTACGCTCTCACTGCTATTGGTGGGGTGTGCCAGTAAAAATAGCGCCGCACCAGCACCTGCATCAGTCGTCTCACCAGCACCAGCAGCGCCTGTGATACAAAATGGGGGGGGACTTCAGCCTGTGCCGGGTAAAACAACACTGGCGCAACAGGGACGTGATCCTGCTGAATTTCCTGCCTATGTTGAACAACTTAAGGCCGAAGCACGTCAGCAGGGAATTAATGAAGCCACCCTCAACAGCGCGTTTGCCAATATTCACTTTGTTGACCGCGTGATTACGTCAGATCGTAATCAACTGGAACAAAAAGTAACGCTTGACGATTACCTGGCGCGCGTTCTGCCTGGCTGGAAAATTAAACAAGCAAAAGAGTTTTATCTGCGTTACCAATCGGCGTTGGTACCGGTAAGCGAAAAGTACGGTGTACCGCCGCAGTATATTGTGGCTCTGTGGGCTATGGAGAGCAGTTTCGGAAAAATTCAGGGTAAAGAGGATGTCATTTCGTCGCTCTCTACGCTTGCTTTTGAAGGCCGCCGTGAAGCCTTCTTTACCCGGGAGCTAATATCGGCTCTGACTATCATACAACAAGGTCATATTACGGCCGCGGAAATGAAAGGCTCCTGGGCTGGTGCGATGGGGCAAAATCAGTTTATGCCCAGCTCTTTTCTTCAATACGGCGCGGATGGTGATGGCGACGGTAAGATTGATATCTGGAGTAATGTAGATGATGTCTTTGCCTCAACTGCAAACTATCTTGCAAAAGAGGGATGGCACGCTGATGAAAGCTGGGGCCGCGAAGTTGTGCTGCCGGTCGATTTTGCAAAACAGCAGGCTGGATTGAAAACGGGCCAGGCGAAAACCGTCGGTGCCTGGCAGAAGCTTGGTGTCCGCATGACGAATAGCGTATCGTTGCCAGACACGGCACAGCGCGCCTGGATCATTCTTCCTGATGATCT encodes the following:
- a CDS encoding lytic murein transglycosylase, whose product is MKHPALNVLTLSLLLVGCASKNSAAPAPASVVSPAPAAPVIQNGGGLQPVPGKTTLAQQGRDPAEFPAYVEQLKAEARQQGINEATLNSAFANIHFVDRVITSDRNQLEQKVTLDDYLARVLPGWKIKQAKEFYLRYQSALVPVSEKYGVPPQYIVALWAMESSFGKIQGKEDVISSLSTLAFEGRREAFFTRELISALTIIQQGHITAAEMKGSWAGAMGQNQFMPSSFLQYGADGDGDGKIDIWSNVDDVFASTANYLAKEGWHADESWGREVVLPVDFAKQQAGLKTGQAKTVGAWQKLGVRMTNSVSLPDTAQRAWIILPDDLEGRAFMVYDNFRTIMHWNRSYYFAISIGRMADAIAQ
- the tsaB gene encoding tRNA (adenosine(37)-N6)-threonylcarbamoyltransferase complex dimerization subunit type 1 TsaB; this encodes MSTRILAIDTATEACSVALQSNENIDAYFELCPREHTQRILPMVQQLLSQNNINLQQLDALAFGRGPGSFTGLRIGIGIAQGLALGAGLPLIGVSTLATMAQGAWRLTGATRVLAAIDARMGEVYWAEYSRDEFGYWHGEASEAVLTPEAALARMALLEGEWATVGTGWQAWPVLSGQSQLSLQTTEVSLPAAEDMLPLAAMALASGHTVKVENAEPIYLRNEVTWKKLPGRE
- the rnd gene encoding ribonuclease D, with the protein product MNYTLITSNDALAEVCRAARQFSALALDTEFVRTRTYYPRLGLIQLYDGEKLSLIDPLSITEWTPFEDLLSDARVIKFLHAGSEDLEVFINEFGVMPQPMIDTQILAAFSGRPMSCGFATLVESFTGIALDKSESRTDWMARPLTERQCDYAAADVFYLLPIAHKLVAEAQDAGWMDAALSECELLCQRRSDILLPEDAWRDISNAWQLRPRQLAALQLMAAWRLDLAREKDMAVNFVVREENLWKVARFMPGSLGELDHLGLNGHEIRFHGKTLIGFVAQATAMAEDQLPMSLINIIDHPNYKQAFKALKALVVTTSEQSGLSQELLASRRQINQLLSWHWRIKPRERLPELLFGWRGVLMETGIKEVLALY
- the minC gene encoding septum site-determining protein MinC — protein: MSQTPIELKGSSFTLSVVHLHHSQPEIVRQAIQDKIDQAPAFLKNAPVVLNVATLSGDVNWKQMQTAIASTGLHIVGVSGCKDDALKSMIARAGLPILSEGKELKQKPEAAPVIQAELPVEQVVAKTRVVNTPVRSGQQIYARNADLIVTNSVSAGAELVADGNIHIYGMMRGKALAGASGDQGCQIFCSSLSAELVSIAGEYWIMDQIPTEFFGKASRLCLKDGALTIQTLN
- the minE gene encoding cell division topological specificity factor MinE → MALLDFFLSRKKSTANIAKERLQIIVAERRRGDSEPHYLPQLKKDLLEVICKYVKIDPEMLSVKLDQKDDDISILELNVTLPEAEEAPK
- the fadD gene encoding long-chain-fatty-acid--CoA ligase FadD; this encodes MKKVWLNRYPADVPAEIDAQRYTSLIDLFEQAAARYADRPAFINMGQVMTFRKLEERSRAFAAYLQEGLGLKKGDRVALMMPNLLQYPIAMFGVLRAGMIVVNVNPLYTPRELEHQLNDSGAAAIVIVSNFAHTLEKVVAKTQVKHVILTRLGDQLSPAKATLVNFVVKYIKRLVPKYHLPNAISFRSALQNGYRMQYVKPEMINDDLAFLQYTGGTTGVAKGAMLTHRNMQANLEQTKATYGSLLRDGKETVVTALPLYHIFALTVNCLLFIELGGCSLLITNPRDIPGLVKELAKNPFTVITGVNTLFNALLNDKDFQQLDFSTMRLAAGGGMAVQKAVAERWEKLTGCYLLEGYGLTECSPLVSVNPYDITCHNGSIGLPVPSTDIMLVDDEGNEVIGDEPGELCIKGPQVMVGYWQNPQATDEVLKNGWLHSGDIVTVDHEGFLRIVDRKKDMILVSGFNVYPNEIEDVLMQHPKVREAAAIGVPSDISGEVVKICVVKKEASLTVDELITHCRRHLTGYKVPRIVEFRDELPKSNVGKILRRDLRDEASRG
- a CDS encoding Slp family lipoprotein, with protein sequence MRKYLTGTVSALMLSTVLLSGCVSIPNAVKGSSPTPQQDLIRVMNAPQLYVGQESRFGGKVVNVTNLDGRTRLEIATQPLDESARPILGSASVGRIYADINGFVDPVDVNNQMVTVVGPIKGSEKGKIGQAVYNFVIVSVSGYQRWHLTQQVVSPPQPIDPWIWYGPRRGRHGGYWGPAPWGGYYNTGPVQVQTILTE
- the minD gene encoding septum site-determining protein MinD, with the protein product MARIIVVTSGKGGVGKTTSSAAIATGLAQKGKKTVVIDFDIGLRNLDLIMGCERRVVYDFVNVIQGDATLNQALIKDKRTENLFILPASQTRDKDALTREGVEKVLNDLSAMDFEFVVCDSPAGIETGALMALYFADEAIITTNPEVSSVRDSDRILGIIASKSRRAENGQEPIKEHLLLTRYNPGRVSRGDMLSMEDVLEILRIPLAGVIPEDQSVLRASNQGEPVILDSESDAGKAYADTVDRILGEERPFRFIEEEKKGFLKRLFGG
- a CDS encoding YcgL domain-containing protein, yielding MFCVIYRSPQRDQTYLYVEKKDDFSRVPPELLKGFGKPQLAMLLPLDGSKKLVNADIEKVRLSLQEQGYYLQLPPPVESLLKMHLENTPQG
- a CDS encoding ATP-dependent DNA helicase, which translates into the protein MTDDFAEDGALARSIPGFKPREAQRQMANAVASAIEKRSELVVEAGTGTGKTFAYLAPALRSGKKVIVSTGSKALQDQLYSRDLPTVARALQFKGNLALLKGRSNYLCLERMEQQSMAGGELAVQAMSDLVHLRGWSNETVDGDISTCGGVAEDSTIWPLVTSTNDNCLGSDCPLYKECFVVKARRRAMDADIVVVNHHLFLADMVVKESGFAELIPQADVMIFDEAHQVPDIASQYFGQQLSSRQLLDLAKDITIAYRTEVRDAQQLQKSADRLAQCAQDFRLALGDPGFRGNLRELLNDTTIQRALTLLDDALELCYDVAKMSLGRSALLDAAFERAALYRNRLKRLKDVSQPGFSYWYECNSRHFTLALTPLSVSARFREVMDERPAAWIFTSATLSVNEQMTHFVERLGVNTADSLILSSPFDYASQALLCVPRNLPSPNQPGGARQLAQMLRPLIEANNGRCFFLCTSHQMMRDLAAQFRTMLTLPVLLQGETSKGQLLKQFVAAGNALLVATSSFWEGVDVRGDALSLVIIDKLPFTSPEDPLLKARMEDCKIRGGEPFDDVQLPDAVITLKQGVGRLIRDVNDRGVLVICDNRLVMRPYGEVFLNSLPPTPRTRDIQRAVAFLTSEPAE